The following coding sequences are from one Neodiprion lecontei isolate iyNeoLeco1 chromosome 7, iyNeoLeco1.1, whole genome shotgun sequence window:
- the LOC107222922 gene encoding protein disulfide-isomerase: protein MKYLSVFFFAISTIAVVLGDESSIQEEDGVLILTKKNFQQAVTDNQFVLVEFYAPWCGHCKALAPEYVKAAKQLADLSSEVKLGKVDATVETELAEEHGVRGYPTLKFFRKGSPVEYGGGRQADDIVNWVLKKTGPPAKSLASVDEAKAFIDGNNVAVIGFFKDTDSDAAKLFLDVANSVDDQPFGISSSEDVFGEYQVEDGKIVLFKKFDEGKAEFSGEVTEEALKRFVASQSLPLIVEFNHDTAQKIFGGDIKSHLLLFLSKEGGDFDKYVEGIKESAKKFREQVLFVTINADEEDHERILEFFGMKKQEVPAMRLIRLEEDMAKYKPENPELTPENVLAFVTAFTEDKLKKHLLSQDLPEDWDKEPVKVLVSTNFDEVVLDTEKDVLVEFYAPWCGHCKQLVPIYDALAEKFKDSKTVLIAKMDATANELEHTKITSFPTIKLYQKGDNKVVEYSGERTLEGLSKFLETGGVYGQSAEEAEEEDEDDDVPRKDEL from the exons ATGAAGTATCtctcggttttcttttttgccaTTTCGACGATCGCCGTTGTTCTCGGCGACGAGAGTTCCATCCAAGAGGAGGATGGCGTTTTGAttttaacgaagaaaaactttCAACAGGCTGTTACCGACAACCAGTTTGTTCTCGTCGAATTCT ATGCTCCATGGTGTGGCCATTGCAAAGCATTGGCACCAGAATATGTCAAGGCAGCTAAGCAGCTGGCAGACTTGAGCTCTGAAGTAAAACTTGGAAAAGTTGATGCCACCGTAGAAACAGAGCTTGCAGAGGAACATGGCGTCAGGGGTTACCCAACTCTGAAATTCTTCCGCAAGGGATCACCTGTTGAGTACGGCGGCGGTCGACAAGCTGATGACATTGTTAATTGGGTACTTAAGAAAACTGGACCTCCAGCCAAGAGCTTGGCTTCCGTAGACGAAGCTAAAGCTTTCATCGACGGAAACAATGTCGCTGTCATTGGCTTTTTCAAG gACACGGATTCAGATGCTGCAAAATTATTCTTGGATGTTGCAAACAGCGTTGATGATCAACCCTTCGGTATTTCAAGCAGCGAAGATGTGTTTGGCGAATACCAAGTCGAAGATGGCAAGATTGTTTTATTCAAGAAG tttGACGAAGGAAAAGCTGAATTTTCGGGCGAAGTAACTGAAGAAGCTTTGAAACGTTTTGTTGCCAGCCAATCTTTGCCTCTGATTGTAGAATTCAATCACGATACTGCTCAGAAAATCTTTGGTGGAGACATCAAGAGCCACTTACTGTTGTTCTTGAGCAAAGAGGGAGGTGACTTTGATAAATATGTTGAAGGTATCAAGGAATCAGCAAAGAAGTTCCGTGAACAG GTTCTGTTCGTTACAATTAATGCCGATGAGGAAGATCACGAGAGAATCTTGGAGTTCTTTGGAATGAAGAAACAAGAAGTTCCTGCAATGCGTTTGATTAGGTTGGAAGAAGATATGGCCAAATACAAGCCAGAAAATCCGGAACTTACGCCTGAGAATGTACTTGCATTTGTAACTGCATTCACAGAGGACAAATTGAAAAAGCATCTGCTGTCCCAGGATTTGCCTGAAGATTGGGACAAAGAACCCGTCAAAGTACTCGTCAGCACTAACTTTGATGAAGTTGTCCTTGATACCGAGAAGGATGTCCTAGTCGAGTTCTACGCCCCTTGGTGTGGTCATTGTAAACAACTGGTGCCAATCTATGATGCT CTTGCTGAGAAATTCAAAGACAGCAAAACGGTTCTCATTGCGAAGATGGATGCCACTGCCAACGAGCTTGAACACACCAAAATTACTAGCTTCCCAACAATAAAATTGTACCAAAAAGGAGACAATAAG GTTGTAGAATACAGTGGAGAAAGAACGTTGGAAGGATTATCCAAATTTTTAGAGACTGGAGGTGTTTATGGTCAGAGCGCCGAAGAG gccgaagaagaagatgaagatgatGATGTGCCACGAAAGGATGAGTTGTAA